The proteins below come from a single Oxyura jamaicensis isolate SHBP4307 breed ruddy duck chromosome 1, BPBGC_Ojam_1.0, whole genome shotgun sequence genomic window:
- the MGAT3 gene encoding beta-1,4-mannosyl-glycoprotein 4-beta-N-acetylglucosaminyltransferase isoform X2 gives MHLGACGSWKRMKMRRHKLFLTLCMAGLCLISFLHFLKALSYVTFPRDLASLSPNLVSSFFWNNAPVTPQVSPEPGGAELLRTPLYSHSPLLQPLPPSRASEELHKANFVLPEDTTEYFVRTKAGGVCFKPGTKVLEKPPTGGRPEERADGVASGRPARKPLSSQTKRRKWVECMCLPGWHGPSCGVPTVVQYSNLPTKDRLVPRETPRRVINAININHEFDLLDVRFHELGDVVDVFVVCESNFTAYGEPRPLKFREMLLNGSYDYIRHKVLYVFLDHFPAGGRQDGWIADDYLRTFLTRDGVSRLRNLRPDDVFIIDDADEIPARDGVLFLKLYDGWTEPFAFHMRKSLYGFFWKQPGTLEVVSGCTMGMLQAVYATDGIRLRRREYYTMPGFRQYENSTGHILVQWSLGSPLHFAGWHCSWCFTPEGIYFKLVSAQNGDFPRWGDYEDKRDLNYIRELIRTGGWFDGTTQEYPPADPKEHMYAPKYLLKNYQRFHYLLENPYRKAEGAG, from the coding sequence GATGAAGATGAGACGCCATAAGCTCTTTCTGACTCTCTGCATGGCTGGTCTCTGCCTCATCTCCTTCTTGCACTTCCTGAAGGCCCTTTCCTATGTCACCTTCCCCCGGGACCTGGCTTCACTTAGTCCCAACCTTGTCTCCAGCTTCTTCTGGAACAATGCCCCCGTCACGCCTCAGGTTAGCCCTGAGCCAGGGGGCGCAGAGCTGCTCCGCACACCCCTGTACTCCCACTCGCCcttgctccagcccctgcctcccAGCAGAGCCAGTGAAGAGCTGCACAAGGCCAACTTTGTGCTGCCAGAAGACACAACAGAATACTTTGTCCGCACCAAAGCCGGCGGCGTCTGCTTTAAACCAGGCACCAAGGTGTTGGAGAAGCCACCCACGGGAGGGCGGCCGGAGGAGCGAGCGGATGGCGTGGCCTCGGGGCGGCCCGCTCGCAAGCCACTAAGCTCCCAGACCAAGAGGCGCAAGTGGGTGGAGTGTATGTGCTTGCCGGGCTGGCATGGCCCCAGCTGTGGTGTTCCCACCGTGGTCCAGTACTCCAACCTGCCCACCAAGGACCGCCTGGTGCCGCGGGAGACCCCCCGGCGGGTCATCAACGCTATCAACATCAACCATGAGTTTGACCTGCTGGACGTCCGCTTCCACGAGCTGGGAGACGTGGTGGACGTCTTTGTGGTGTGCGAGTCGAACTTCACGGCCTACGGAGAGCCGCGGCCCCTCAAGTTCCGCGAGATGCTCCTCAATGGCTCCTACGACTACATCCGCCACAAGGTGCTCTACGTCTTCCTGGACCACTTCCCCGCCGGTGGCCGCCAGGATGGCTGGATCGCTGACGATTACCTGCGCACCTTTCTCACCCGGGACGGCGTCTCTCGCCTCCGCAACCTGCGCCCAGATGATGTCTTCATCATTGATGATGCCGATGAGATCCCAGCCCGTGATGGTGTCCTCTTCCTCAAGCTCTATGACGGCTGGACGGAGCCCTTTGCCTTTCACATGCGCAAGTCTCTCTATGGCTTCTTCTGGAAGCAACCAGGCACCTTGGAGGTGGTCTCAGGCTGCACTatggggatgctgcaggctgtCTACGCTACTGACGGCATCCGTCTGCGGCGCCGCGAATACTACACCATGCCTGGCTTTCGGCAGTATGAGAACAGTACAGGACACATCCTGGTGCAGTGGTCGCTGGGCAGCCCCCTCCACTTTGCTGGCTGGCACTGCTCCTGGTGTTTCACCCCAGAAGGGATCTACTTCAAACTGGTGTCAGCCCAGAATGGGGACTTCCCCCGCTGGGGTGACTACGAGGATAAACGAGACCTCAATTATATCCGGGAGCTGATCCGGACTGGTGGGTGGTTTGATGGTACTACGCAGGAGTATCCCCCTGCTGACCCTAAGGAGCACATGTATGCTCCCAAGTATCTGCTCAAGAACTACCAGCGATTCCACTACTTGTTGGAGAACCCGTACCGAAAAGCGGAGGGGGCTGGGTGA
- the MGAT3 gene encoding beta-1,4-mannosyl-glycoprotein 4-beta-N-acetylglucosaminyltransferase isoform X3, which translates to MKMRRHKLFLTLCMAGLCLISFLHFLKALSYVTFPRDLASLSPNLVSSFFWNNAPVTPQVSPEPGGAELLRTPLYSHSPLLQPLPPSRASEELHKANFVLPEDTTEYFVRTKAGGVCFKPGTKVLEKPPTGGRPEERADGVASGRPARKPLSSQTKRRKWVECMCLPGWHGPSCGVPTVVQYSNLPTKDRLVPRETPRRVINAININHEFDLLDVRFHELGDVVDVFVVCESNFTAYGEPRPLKFREMLLNGSYDYIRHKVLYVFLDHFPAGGRQDGWIADDYLRTFLTRDGVSRLRNLRPDDVFIIDDADEIPARDGVLFLKLYDGWTEPFAFHMRKSLYGFFWKQPGTLEVVSGCTMGMLQAVYATDGIRLRRREYYTMPGFRQYENSTGHILVQWSLGSPLHFAGWHCSWCFTPEGIYFKLVSAQNGDFPRWGDYEDKRDLNYIRELIRTGGWFDGTTQEYPPADPKEHMYAPKYLLKNYQRFHYLLENPYRKAEGAG; encoded by the coding sequence ATGAAGATGAGACGCCATAAGCTCTTTCTGACTCTCTGCATGGCTGGTCTCTGCCTCATCTCCTTCTTGCACTTCCTGAAGGCCCTTTCCTATGTCACCTTCCCCCGGGACCTGGCTTCACTTAGTCCCAACCTTGTCTCCAGCTTCTTCTGGAACAATGCCCCCGTCACGCCTCAGGTTAGCCCTGAGCCAGGGGGCGCAGAGCTGCTCCGCACACCCCTGTACTCCCACTCGCCcttgctccagcccctgcctcccAGCAGAGCCAGTGAAGAGCTGCACAAGGCCAACTTTGTGCTGCCAGAAGACACAACAGAATACTTTGTCCGCACCAAAGCCGGCGGCGTCTGCTTTAAACCAGGCACCAAGGTGTTGGAGAAGCCACCCACGGGAGGGCGGCCGGAGGAGCGAGCGGATGGCGTGGCCTCGGGGCGGCCCGCTCGCAAGCCACTAAGCTCCCAGACCAAGAGGCGCAAGTGGGTGGAGTGTATGTGCTTGCCGGGCTGGCATGGCCCCAGCTGTGGTGTTCCCACCGTGGTCCAGTACTCCAACCTGCCCACCAAGGACCGCCTGGTGCCGCGGGAGACCCCCCGGCGGGTCATCAACGCTATCAACATCAACCATGAGTTTGACCTGCTGGACGTCCGCTTCCACGAGCTGGGAGACGTGGTGGACGTCTTTGTGGTGTGCGAGTCGAACTTCACGGCCTACGGAGAGCCGCGGCCCCTCAAGTTCCGCGAGATGCTCCTCAATGGCTCCTACGACTACATCCGCCACAAGGTGCTCTACGTCTTCCTGGACCACTTCCCCGCCGGTGGCCGCCAGGATGGCTGGATCGCTGACGATTACCTGCGCACCTTTCTCACCCGGGACGGCGTCTCTCGCCTCCGCAACCTGCGCCCAGATGATGTCTTCATCATTGATGATGCCGATGAGATCCCAGCCCGTGATGGTGTCCTCTTCCTCAAGCTCTATGACGGCTGGACGGAGCCCTTTGCCTTTCACATGCGCAAGTCTCTCTATGGCTTCTTCTGGAAGCAACCAGGCACCTTGGAGGTGGTCTCAGGCTGCACTatggggatgctgcaggctgtCTACGCTACTGACGGCATCCGTCTGCGGCGCCGCGAATACTACACCATGCCTGGCTTTCGGCAGTATGAGAACAGTACAGGACACATCCTGGTGCAGTGGTCGCTGGGCAGCCCCCTCCACTTTGCTGGCTGGCACTGCTCCTGGTGTTTCACCCCAGAAGGGATCTACTTCAAACTGGTGTCAGCCCAGAATGGGGACTTCCCCCGCTGGGGTGACTACGAGGATAAACGAGACCTCAATTATATCCGGGAGCTGATCCGGACTGGTGGGTGGTTTGATGGTACTACGCAGGAGTATCCCCCTGCTGACCCTAAGGAGCACATGTATGCTCCCAAGTATCTGCTCAAGAACTACCAGCGATTCCACTACTTGTTGGAGAACCCGTACCGAAAAGCGGAGGGGGCTGGGTGA
- the MGAT3 gene encoding beta-1,4-mannosyl-glycoprotein 4-beta-N-acetylglucosaminyltransferase isoform X1 — protein MPGGRRRGRGRAAASPRRGPGGHRRCAGRGMKMRRHKLFLTLCMAGLCLISFLHFLKALSYVTFPRDLASLSPNLVSSFFWNNAPVTPQVSPEPGGAELLRTPLYSHSPLLQPLPPSRASEELHKANFVLPEDTTEYFVRTKAGGVCFKPGTKVLEKPPTGGRPEERADGVASGRPARKPLSSQTKRRKWVECMCLPGWHGPSCGVPTVVQYSNLPTKDRLVPRETPRRVINAININHEFDLLDVRFHELGDVVDVFVVCESNFTAYGEPRPLKFREMLLNGSYDYIRHKVLYVFLDHFPAGGRQDGWIADDYLRTFLTRDGVSRLRNLRPDDVFIIDDADEIPARDGVLFLKLYDGWTEPFAFHMRKSLYGFFWKQPGTLEVVSGCTMGMLQAVYATDGIRLRRREYYTMPGFRQYENSTGHILVQWSLGSPLHFAGWHCSWCFTPEGIYFKLVSAQNGDFPRWGDYEDKRDLNYIRELIRTGGWFDGTTQEYPPADPKEHMYAPKYLLKNYQRFHYLLENPYRKAEGAG, from the coding sequence GATGAAGATGAGACGCCATAAGCTCTTTCTGACTCTCTGCATGGCTGGTCTCTGCCTCATCTCCTTCTTGCACTTCCTGAAGGCCCTTTCCTATGTCACCTTCCCCCGGGACCTGGCTTCACTTAGTCCCAACCTTGTCTCCAGCTTCTTCTGGAACAATGCCCCCGTCACGCCTCAGGTTAGCCCTGAGCCAGGGGGCGCAGAGCTGCTCCGCACACCCCTGTACTCCCACTCGCCcttgctccagcccctgcctcccAGCAGAGCCAGTGAAGAGCTGCACAAGGCCAACTTTGTGCTGCCAGAAGACACAACAGAATACTTTGTCCGCACCAAAGCCGGCGGCGTCTGCTTTAAACCAGGCACCAAGGTGTTGGAGAAGCCACCCACGGGAGGGCGGCCGGAGGAGCGAGCGGATGGCGTGGCCTCGGGGCGGCCCGCTCGCAAGCCACTAAGCTCCCAGACCAAGAGGCGCAAGTGGGTGGAGTGTATGTGCTTGCCGGGCTGGCATGGCCCCAGCTGTGGTGTTCCCACCGTGGTCCAGTACTCCAACCTGCCCACCAAGGACCGCCTGGTGCCGCGGGAGACCCCCCGGCGGGTCATCAACGCTATCAACATCAACCATGAGTTTGACCTGCTGGACGTCCGCTTCCACGAGCTGGGAGACGTGGTGGACGTCTTTGTGGTGTGCGAGTCGAACTTCACGGCCTACGGAGAGCCGCGGCCCCTCAAGTTCCGCGAGATGCTCCTCAATGGCTCCTACGACTACATCCGCCACAAGGTGCTCTACGTCTTCCTGGACCACTTCCCCGCCGGTGGCCGCCAGGATGGCTGGATCGCTGACGATTACCTGCGCACCTTTCTCACCCGGGACGGCGTCTCTCGCCTCCGCAACCTGCGCCCAGATGATGTCTTCATCATTGATGATGCCGATGAGATCCCAGCCCGTGATGGTGTCCTCTTCCTCAAGCTCTATGACGGCTGGACGGAGCCCTTTGCCTTTCACATGCGCAAGTCTCTCTATGGCTTCTTCTGGAAGCAACCAGGCACCTTGGAGGTGGTCTCAGGCTGCACTatggggatgctgcaggctgtCTACGCTACTGACGGCATCCGTCTGCGGCGCCGCGAATACTACACCATGCCTGGCTTTCGGCAGTATGAGAACAGTACAGGACACATCCTGGTGCAGTGGTCGCTGGGCAGCCCCCTCCACTTTGCTGGCTGGCACTGCTCCTGGTGTTTCACCCCAGAAGGGATCTACTTCAAACTGGTGTCAGCCCAGAATGGGGACTTCCCCCGCTGGGGTGACTACGAGGATAAACGAGACCTCAATTATATCCGGGAGCTGATCCGGACTGGTGGGTGGTTTGATGGTACTACGCAGGAGTATCCCCCTGCTGACCCTAAGGAGCACATGTATGCTCCCAAGTATCTGCTCAAGAACTACCAGCGATTCCACTACTTGTTGGAGAACCCGTACCGAAAAGCGGAGGGGGCTGGGTGA